A single Xiphias gladius isolate SHS-SW01 ecotype Sanya breed wild chromosome 18, ASM1685928v1, whole genome shotgun sequence DNA region contains:
- the c18h1orf127 gene encoding uncharacterized protein C1orf127 homolog isoform X2: MGQIRFGKLLRTIVLQCFIMRNVLSLQKREWVDSTTAKSTEGDVTCFSEYMEMWIHSARSEGLGFWLSGALRIQVNLASLDHLNLKLSACGFSLHKDSDKNFIFRVSYTGCFVQQQHGFHVLTLNLVTRINRFESRPHSFMMTCPVVSVLPDREQIHCDPEHIQVIRQVPYDNWNNELQWSLSLSDHFVVALEDASLIQMNTDMDGPDIKVQGRRREILSPVRVMENEGEFLALKLVSGQYAYSMEAVCPKAEETVLHIFKRRMGLTKRGSYDDEGLTVSDVSVNQTDNFTVHETSEFVTLTIPTTQILETKTCADSEQLLQSFYRVDVVLTFKETNHKMHWTMENTLPCTAGPAASYITSSPGANITAVSMLNFKNESLTTEQLLLHRSAVPSGQPNKRAPFEEMTAELSTIISPHTQTEGSSLDPHIEKMTHSGDLPSGFGGDTVTSINATVTHMSFHTTVAHEQEY; this comes from the exons ATGGGTCAGATAAGATTCGGCAAACTTCTTAGAACGAT tgttttacagtgttttatcATGAGGAATGTGTTGTCCCTTCAGAAAAGAGAATGGGTTGATTCCACAACAGCAAAATCAACAG AGGGAgatgtgacatgtttttctgaatACATGGAAATGTGGATTCACAGCGCGAGATCGGAAGGGTTGGGTTTCTGGCTGTCTGGGGCTTTAAGAATCCAAG TCAACCTTGCATCTCTGGATCACCTAAACCTCAAGCTGTCTGCCTGTGGATTCTCACTGCACAAAGATTCTGACAAGAACTTTATTTTTAGAGTCAGTTACACTGGATGTTTTGTCCAGCAACAG CATGGCTTCCATGTGCTTACGCTGAATTTGGTGACGAGGATAAATCGGTTCGAAAGCAGACCTCACAGTTTCATGATGACCTGCCCAGTGGTTTCTGTACTGCCCGACAGAGAGCAAATCCATTGTGACCCAGAGCATATTCAG gTGATCAGACAAGTTCCCTATGACAACTGGAATAATGAG CTGCAGTGGTCACTGTCTTTGAGCGACCACTTCGTTGTAGCTCTGGAGGATGCCAGCCTGATCCAGATGAACACTGACATGGATGGACCAGACATTAAAGTCCaaggcaggaggagggagatcTTGAGCCCTGTGAGG GTAATGGAAAATGAAGGGGAATTCTTGGCCTTGAAGCTGGTCAGTGGTCAGTATGCCTACAGTATGGAAGCTGTGTGTCCAAAAG CAGAGGAGACTGTGCTGCACATTTTCAAACGACGCATGGGCTTGACTAAGCGAGGCAGCTATGACGATGAAGGACTGACAGTCAGCGATGTGTCGGTGAACCAGACAGATAATTTCACTGTGCATGAGACGAGTGAATTTGTGACACTGACCATTCCTACAACCCAAATACTCGAGACCAAG ACTTGCGCAGATAGCGAACAACTCCTGCAGTCATTCTACAGGGTGGATGTTGTGCTCACCTTCAAAGAGACAAATCACAAAATGCATTGGACCATGGAGAACACACTGCCATGCACAG CCGGGCCTGCCGCATCATACATCACATCCTCTCCTGGTGCAAACATCACAGCTGTGTCCATGCTCAACTTTAAAAATGAGAGTTTAACCACAGAACAACTGTTGTTGCACCGCTCTGCTGTCCCTTCAGGGCAACCAAACAAGAGAGCTCCATTCGAAGAGATGACGGCAGAATTGTCCACAATTATTTCacctcacacacagacagagggcaGCAGTTTGGATCCCCACATTGAAAAGATGACTCACAGTGGGGATTTACCTTCCGGGTTTGGTGGTGACACCGTTACTTCCATTAATGCAACTGTAACACACATGTCTTTCCACACAACGGTTGCTCATGAACAAGAATACTAA
- the c18h1orf127 gene encoding uncharacterized protein C1orf127 homolog isoform X1 → MGQIRFGKLLRTIVLQCFIMRNVLSLQKREWVDSTTAKSTEGDVTCFSEYMEMWIHSARSEGLGFWLSGALRIQVNLASLDHLNLKLSACGFSLHKDSDKNFIFRVSYTGCFVQQQHGFHVLTLNLVTRINRFESRPHSFMMTCPVVSVLPDREQIHCDPEHIQVIRQVPYDNWNNELQWSLSLSDHFVVALEDASLIQMNTDMDGPDIKVQGRRREILSPVRVMENEGEFLALKLVSGQYAYSMEAVCPKVTMSTAEETVLHIFKRRMGLTKRGSYDDEGLTVSDVSVNQTDNFTVHETSEFVTLTIPTTQILETKTCADSEQLLQSFYRVDVVLTFKETNHKMHWTMENTLPCTAGPAASYITSSPGANITAVSMLNFKNESLTTEQLLLHRSAVPSGQPNKRAPFEEMTAELSTIISPHTQTEGSSLDPHIEKMTHSGDLPSGFGGDTVTSINATVTHMSFHTTVAHEQEY, encoded by the exons ATGGGTCAGATAAGATTCGGCAAACTTCTTAGAACGAT tgttttacagtgttttatcATGAGGAATGTGTTGTCCCTTCAGAAAAGAGAATGGGTTGATTCCACAACAGCAAAATCAACAG AGGGAgatgtgacatgtttttctgaatACATGGAAATGTGGATTCACAGCGCGAGATCGGAAGGGTTGGGTTTCTGGCTGTCTGGGGCTTTAAGAATCCAAG TCAACCTTGCATCTCTGGATCACCTAAACCTCAAGCTGTCTGCCTGTGGATTCTCACTGCACAAAGATTCTGACAAGAACTTTATTTTTAGAGTCAGTTACACTGGATGTTTTGTCCAGCAACAG CATGGCTTCCATGTGCTTACGCTGAATTTGGTGACGAGGATAAATCGGTTCGAAAGCAGACCTCACAGTTTCATGATGACCTGCCCAGTGGTTTCTGTACTGCCCGACAGAGAGCAAATCCATTGTGACCCAGAGCATATTCAG gTGATCAGACAAGTTCCCTATGACAACTGGAATAATGAG CTGCAGTGGTCACTGTCTTTGAGCGACCACTTCGTTGTAGCTCTGGAGGATGCCAGCCTGATCCAGATGAACACTGACATGGATGGACCAGACATTAAAGTCCaaggcaggaggagggagatcTTGAGCCCTGTGAGG GTAATGGAAAATGAAGGGGAATTCTTGGCCTTGAAGCTGGTCAGTGGTCAGTATGCCTACAGTATGGAAGCTGTGTGTCCAAAAG TGACTATGTCCACAGCAGAGGAGACTGTGCTGCACATTTTCAAACGACGCATGGGCTTGACTAAGCGAGGCAGCTATGACGATGAAGGACTGACAGTCAGCGATGTGTCGGTGAACCAGACAGATAATTTCACTGTGCATGAGACGAGTGAATTTGTGACACTGACCATTCCTACAACCCAAATACTCGAGACCAAG ACTTGCGCAGATAGCGAACAACTCCTGCAGTCATTCTACAGGGTGGATGTTGTGCTCACCTTCAAAGAGACAAATCACAAAATGCATTGGACCATGGAGAACACACTGCCATGCACAG CCGGGCCTGCCGCATCATACATCACATCCTCTCCTGGTGCAAACATCACAGCTGTGTCCATGCTCAACTTTAAAAATGAGAGTTTAACCACAGAACAACTGTTGTTGCACCGCTCTGCTGTCCCTTCAGGGCAACCAAACAAGAGAGCTCCATTCGAAGAGATGACGGCAGAATTGTCCACAATTATTTCacctcacacacagacagagggcaGCAGTTTGGATCCCCACATTGAAAAGATGACTCACAGTGGGGATTTACCTTCCGGGTTTGGTGGTGACACCGTTACTTCCATTAATGCAACTGTAACACACATGTCTTTCCACACAACGGTTGCTCATGAACAAGAATACTAA
- the c18h1orf127 gene encoding uncharacterized protein C1orf127 homolog isoform X3, whose protein sequence is MGQIRFGKLLRTIVLQCFIMRNVLSLQKREWVDSTTAKSTEGDVTCFSEYMEMWIHSARSEGLGFWLSGALRIQVNLASLDHLNLKLSACGFSLHKDSDKNFIFRVSYTGCFVQQQHGFHVLTLNLVTRINRFESRPHSFMMTCPVVSVLPDREQIHCDPEHIQVIRQVPYDNWNNELQWSLSLSDHFVVALEDASLIQMNTDMDGPDIKVQGRRREILSPVRVMENEGEFLALKLVSGQYAYSMEAVCPKEETVLHIFKRRMGLTKRGSYDDEGLTVSDVSVNQTDNFTVHETSEFVTLTIPTTQILETKTCADSEQLLQSFYRVDVVLTFKETNHKMHWTMENTLPCTAGPAASYITSSPGANITAVSMLNFKNESLTTEQLLLHRSAVPSGQPNKRAPFEEMTAELSTIISPHTQTEGSSLDPHIEKMTHSGDLPSGFGGDTVTSINATVTHMSFHTTVAHEQEY, encoded by the exons ATGGGTCAGATAAGATTCGGCAAACTTCTTAGAACGAT tgttttacagtgttttatcATGAGGAATGTGTTGTCCCTTCAGAAAAGAGAATGGGTTGATTCCACAACAGCAAAATCAACAG AGGGAgatgtgacatgtttttctgaatACATGGAAATGTGGATTCACAGCGCGAGATCGGAAGGGTTGGGTTTCTGGCTGTCTGGGGCTTTAAGAATCCAAG TCAACCTTGCATCTCTGGATCACCTAAACCTCAAGCTGTCTGCCTGTGGATTCTCACTGCACAAAGATTCTGACAAGAACTTTATTTTTAGAGTCAGTTACACTGGATGTTTTGTCCAGCAACAG CATGGCTTCCATGTGCTTACGCTGAATTTGGTGACGAGGATAAATCGGTTCGAAAGCAGACCTCACAGTTTCATGATGACCTGCCCAGTGGTTTCTGTACTGCCCGACAGAGAGCAAATCCATTGTGACCCAGAGCATATTCAG gTGATCAGACAAGTTCCCTATGACAACTGGAATAATGAG CTGCAGTGGTCACTGTCTTTGAGCGACCACTTCGTTGTAGCTCTGGAGGATGCCAGCCTGATCCAGATGAACACTGACATGGATGGACCAGACATTAAAGTCCaaggcaggaggagggagatcTTGAGCCCTGTGAGG GTAATGGAAAATGAAGGGGAATTCTTGGCCTTGAAGCTGGTCAGTGGTCAGTATGCCTACAGTATGGAAGCTGTGTGTCCAAAAG AGGAGACTGTGCTGCACATTTTCAAACGACGCATGGGCTTGACTAAGCGAGGCAGCTATGACGATGAAGGACTGACAGTCAGCGATGTGTCGGTGAACCAGACAGATAATTTCACTGTGCATGAGACGAGTGAATTTGTGACACTGACCATTCCTACAACCCAAATACTCGAGACCAAG ACTTGCGCAGATAGCGAACAACTCCTGCAGTCATTCTACAGGGTGGATGTTGTGCTCACCTTCAAAGAGACAAATCACAAAATGCATTGGACCATGGAGAACACACTGCCATGCACAG CCGGGCCTGCCGCATCATACATCACATCCTCTCCTGGTGCAAACATCACAGCTGTGTCCATGCTCAACTTTAAAAATGAGAGTTTAACCACAGAACAACTGTTGTTGCACCGCTCTGCTGTCCCTTCAGGGCAACCAAACAAGAGAGCTCCATTCGAAGAGATGACGGCAGAATTGTCCACAATTATTTCacctcacacacagacagagggcaGCAGTTTGGATCCCCACATTGAAAAGATGACTCACAGTGGGGATTTACCTTCCGGGTTTGGTGGTGACACCGTTACTTCCATTAATGCAACTGTAACACACATGTCTTTCCACACAACGGTTGCTCATGAACAAGAATACTAA
- the tardbpa gene encoding TAR DNA binding protein, like isoform X1, which translates to MSELYIRVAEDENEEPMEIPSEDDGTVLLSSVAAQFPGACGLRYRNPESQCMRGVRLVEGVLHAPENDWGNLVYVVNYPKDNKRKMEEIDAASAVKIKRGFQKTSDLIVLGLPWKTTEQDLKDYFSTFGEVIMVQVKRDAKTGNSKGFGFVRFTDYETQTKVIAQRHMIDGRWCDCKLPNSKACPDEPMRSRKIFVGRCTEDMTTDDLRQYFMQYGEVTDVFIPKPFRAFAFVTFADDQVAQALCGEDLIVKGVSVHISNAEPKHNNSRQMMDRGRFGAGGFSQGYGSNRGGLGSGSSGVNFGALGLNPAMVAAAQAALQSSWGMMGMLANQQGLTTTAGTATTTRDQTYSSASTSYSSPSSASLGWAAGTNTASNSGFSSGFGTSMESKSSSWGM; encoded by the exons ATGTCTGAGTTGTACATCCGTGTGGCTGAGGATGAAAACGAGGAGCCGATGGAAATCCCCTCGGAGGACGACGGGACTGTTTTGCTGTCCTCGGTAGCAGCACAGTTTCCAGGGGCGTGCGGGCTGCGGTATAGGAACCCGGAGTCCCAGTGCATGAGGGGAGTCCGGCTTGTGGAGGGTGTCCTGCATGCACCCGAGAACGACTGGGGAAACCTGGTCTACGTCGTCAATTATCCCAAAG acaacaaaaggaAGATGGAGGAAATAGATGCTGCTTCAGCTGTGAAAATCAAGAGGGGCTTTCAGAAGACATCAGATCTCATTGTCCTTGGGCTGCCTTGGAAAACAACCGAACAAGACCTGAAAGATTATTTCAGTACCTTTGGGGAGGTCATCATGGTGCAG GTCAAGAGAGATGCAAAAACTGGCAACTCAAAAGGTTTTGGGTTTGTCCGGTTCACTGACTACGAGACGCAAACCAAAGTCATCGCTCAGAGACACATGATTGATGGACGATGGTGTGATTGCAAACTTCCTAACTCAAAG gcGTGTCCTGATGAGCCAATGCGGAGCCGTAAAATCTTTGTTGGCCGCTGTACAGAGGACATGACAACTGATGACCTGAGGCAGTACTTCATGCAGTATGGTGAAGTCACTGATGTCTTCATCCCCAAACCTTTCCGGGCATTTGCATTTGTCACATTTGCTGATGACCAG GTCGCCCAAGCCCTGTGCGGAGAGGACCTGATCGTCAAGGGTGTCAGTGTGCACATCTCCAATGCTGAGCCCAAACATAATAATAGTAGGCAAATGATGGATCGAGGGCGGTTTGGGGCTGGTGGGTTCAGTCAGGGCTATGGCAGTAATCGCGGTGGGCTAGGCAGCGGTAGCAGCGGGGTTAACTTTGGGGCTCTCGGTCTTAACCCGGCAATGGTGGCTGCTGCCCAGGCAGCTCTGCAGAGCAGTTGGGGAATGATGGGCATGCTGGCTAACCAGCAGGGTCTGACCACAACGGCAGGCACAGCCACTACAACCCGAGACCAGACCTATAGCTCTGCCAGTACCAGCTACAGCAGCCCCAGCTCAGCTAGCCTCGGTTGGGCTGCAGGCACTAATACCGCCTCCAACAGTGGCTTCAGCTCCGGCTTTGGCACGTCTATGGAGTCTAAGTCTTCTAGCTGGGGAATGTAG
- the tardbpa gene encoding TAR DNA binding protein, like isoform X2, translating to MSELYIRVAEDENEEPMEIPSEDDGTVLLSSVAAQFPGACGLRYRNPESQCMRGVRLVEGVLHAPENDWGNLVYVVNYPKDNKRKMEEIDAASAVKIKRGFQKTSDLIVLGLPWKTTEQDLKDYFSTFGEVIMVQVKRDAKTGNSKGFGFVRFTDYETQTKVIAQRHMIDGRWCDCKLPNSKACPDEPMRSRKIFVGRCTEDMTTDDLRQYFMQYGEVTDVFIPKPFRAFAFVTFADDQVAQALCGEDLIVKGVSVHISNAEPKHNNIHQLFPNFPGGSASLAAMFDRSQYQFPSSHV from the exons ATGTCTGAGTTGTACATCCGTGTGGCTGAGGATGAAAACGAGGAGCCGATGGAAATCCCCTCGGAGGACGACGGGACTGTTTTGCTGTCCTCGGTAGCAGCACAGTTTCCAGGGGCGTGCGGGCTGCGGTATAGGAACCCGGAGTCCCAGTGCATGAGGGGAGTCCGGCTTGTGGAGGGTGTCCTGCATGCACCCGAGAACGACTGGGGAAACCTGGTCTACGTCGTCAATTATCCCAAAG acaacaaaaggaAGATGGAGGAAATAGATGCTGCTTCAGCTGTGAAAATCAAGAGGGGCTTTCAGAAGACATCAGATCTCATTGTCCTTGGGCTGCCTTGGAAAACAACCGAACAAGACCTGAAAGATTATTTCAGTACCTTTGGGGAGGTCATCATGGTGCAG GTCAAGAGAGATGCAAAAACTGGCAACTCAAAAGGTTTTGGGTTTGTCCGGTTCACTGACTACGAGACGCAAACCAAAGTCATCGCTCAGAGACACATGATTGATGGACGATGGTGTGATTGCAAACTTCCTAACTCAAAG gcGTGTCCTGATGAGCCAATGCGGAGCCGTAAAATCTTTGTTGGCCGCTGTACAGAGGACATGACAACTGATGACCTGAGGCAGTACTTCATGCAGTATGGTGAAGTCACTGATGTCTTCATCCCCAAACCTTTCCGGGCATTTGCATTTGTCACATTTGCTGATGACCAG GTCGCCCAAGCCCTGTGCGGAGAGGACCTGATCGTCAAGGGTGTCAGTGTGCACATCTCCAATGCTGAGCCCAAACATAATAATA TTCACCAACTCTTTCCCAATTTCCCGGGAGGAAGCGCCTCATTGGCAGCAATGTTCGACAGATCTCAGTATCAGTTCCCCTCTTCCCATGTGTAA